The sequence below is a genomic window from Draconibacterium halophilum.
ACGTTTTTTTGCTTATTTGTCTGAAGAGCATCGTTTATTCGATCAGAACTCCATCGATATAAAATCTGTTAAAGAGGGCGATATTTGGTATCTGGAAGAGGGGAATTGTTTTCAGAATCAGGTGAATTCGATTTGTCAGTTGAATCCGCAAAAGAAAAATAAACAACAATTGGTATATCACAGTAACTCCATCGAATCGTTACGGCGTATTGTTGAATACAAAAGTGGCTTGACTTTTATTCCTGAGTTGGCCACCATAAATATTCCGGCAGATCAGGAAGAGCTGATAAAAGAAATCGTGCCGAATCAGCCGGTTCGCGAAATTAGCCTGATAACAGCCAAGCGTTTTGCCAAAGAGCGGCAGGTAAATGCTTTGAAGGAAGTAATAAAAAGCAGTATTCCGGTCCGCATGCTTCAACAACCTAAAGACGGAATTGTAGATACTCTTTTGTAATTAGTAGTGATGCCCTCTCGCTGAGTGAGGGCATAGCTAATCATTTAGTTCTCTTTGGCATACGCATACCAATACAATGTTCCTACAAAAAAGCCGCCTCCAACAATATTTCCAAGCGTTGCCGGAATCAGGTTTTTTACTATAAATGTTGCCCAGGTAATATCAGCTCCTTCAAAAATTGCCAGCGGGATAAAAAACATGTTGGCAATACTGTGCTCAAAACCCATGGTAACAAAGGCCATAACCGGCCACCAGATGCCTAAAATCTTTCCGCTGGTGTGTTGTGCCGACATACCCATCCAAAGCGCCAAACAAACCAGCCAGTTGGCACCGATACCTTTTAAAAAGGTGGTGAAAAACGGATTAGAAGTTTTCCCAACCGCAATCTTCTCAACGGTATTAATCCAGGGCTCAACATTTACCAAATGCGTGAGGTGAACCAGAAAATAAGCAACAAACACAGCCCCAATCAAATTGCCCAGATAAACCAATGACCAGTTACGAAGCGGAGCTGTCCAGCGTTGTTTGCCCCCCAATACATTAGGCATAAAATAGGCGTTGTTGCCGGTAAAAAGTTCTGCTCCGGCCATCACAACTATCATCAGCCCAACAGGGAACATGGCTCCCATAAGAAACTTCGGAATTCCCGGGTTCTCAGCACCTATTCCCGGAACTCCGCCACCAACCAAAATGGCCAGCAAACCACCAAAAGCAATGTAAGCACCGGCTAAAAATGCCAGTGTCAATATTTTTTTTGCTGAATAACTGTCTTTTGCAATGGCCAGTTTCCCGGCCTCGTTAATGATTTCTTTAGGTAAATATAAACTCATTGTACTTTCTTTATGATACTAGATACTGGATGCTGGATTCTTGATACCAGATGCTCGATATTTGAAACTTATCAATCAATAGTTGCATCGCTTTTGCCTTTTTACTTTAACCTTTTGCCTTCCTCATTATTTCACAATTACCGCTTTAAAATGCGGTTTCAGCATTTCAAAAGCACGGTCGATCTGTTCGGGAGTGTTCTCGCTAACATCCTTAAATTGATAGTCCATTCCCAATGACTCCCATTTGTAAATGCCCAGCTTGTGATAGGGGAGTATTTCAAATTTTTCCAGGTATTTATTTCCGGAGAAAGTTTCAATCAACCAACTTAACGATTCATCGCTGTCGGTGTAATCAGGAACCAGCACATAACGCAGCCAGTATGGTTTTTTACTTTGCTCGCGAAGTTGAATATTCTCCAACAATCGACCAAGTCCTTTTGCGCCTGTAATCGATTTGAATCCCTCCTCTGTTGTGGCTTTAACATCAAACATTACCAGGTCGGCCAGTTCCGAAATCAGATGTTTGGCTTCCGGTGTTCGGATCAATCCATTGGTATCAATATTTGTGTGAATACCTTCCGTCTTTAATGCTTCAAAAAAGGGAATAAGCGCCTTGCTTTGCAACATAGGTTCTCCGCCCGAAACGGTAACTCCGCCATCATCGCCAAAGTAAGTTTTCATATTTATGGCACGTTTTATCAGGCTCTCGATTTCGGTTACAGTTCCGCCTTTTAAGGCAATGGTATCTGCATTCTGACAGTATTTACACTGTAGGTTGCAGCCCTGTAGAAACACGACCAAACGAATTCCCGGGCCATCGTGTGTACCAAACGATTCGATGGAATGGACGATTAAATTATTTTTAGTTGGAGACATACTATTTAACACAAAAACATGCCAACCAGTTTAAACCGGTCGGCATGCTTGTGTAGTATTTAATGAATAATTACATTGTTTCGTGGAACGAACGCGTAAGTACTTCCTGCTGCTGTTCGCGTGTTAAACGAACAAAATTTACAGCGTAGCCCGATACCCGAATTGTTAACTGCGGGTGGTCTTCAGGATGCTCCATGGCATGAAGCAGCGTGTCGCGGTCGAGCACATTTACGTTTAAGTGCTGTGCATTGCAACCGAAATAACCATCGAGTGTACGAACCAGGTTTTCAATACGCATTTCAGGAGTTGCTCCCAACGATTTTGGAACAACAGAAAGTGTATTTGAAATACCGTCTTTCGAATCTTTATAATCGATTTTGGCCACCGAGTTCAGCGACGCAATTACCCCGTGTGTATCGCGTCCGTGCATCGGATTGGCTCCGGGTGCAAAAGCAACTCCTTTGGCACGTCCGTCGGGAGTAGCTCCGGTTTTCTTTCCGTAAACCACATTCGAAGTAATCGTTAATACCGACATGGTTGGCATAGCATTTTTGTACACCGGAAGTTTTTCCAGCTCCATGTTAAAATGCTCCACTACATCACGTGCAATGTGGTCAACACGGTCGTCGTCGTTACCATATTTCGGGAAATCGCCTTCGATCTGGAAATCAACAGTCAGGCCGTTTTCATCGCGAATCGGTTTTACTTTGGCGTGTTTAATAGCCGAAAGCGAATCGGCAACAATCGATAATCCTGCAATACCGTAAGCGATATTAATTTTCGGATTGGTATCGATAAGTGCCATTTGAGCTTTTTCGTAGTAATATTTGTCGTGCATAAAGTGGATGATGTTCATCGCCTCGTTATACACACGCGCCACTTCTTTCATGGCTATTTTGAAGTTGTCGATTACTTTGGCGTAATCCAGGTATTCCTCTTCAATGAATGGAATTCCATCAACCATTTGTGTTCCTGTGTTTTCGCAGCGTCCGCTGTTAATTGCCAAAAGCAGTGTTTTTGCCAGGTTGGTACGTGCACCAAAAAACTGGATGTGTTTTCCCAATTCCTGCATCGATACACAACATGCAATTCCGTAGTCGTCGCAGTTTGAGCTGGTACGCATCAAATCATCATTTTCGTACTGAATTGATGAGGTTTCGATAGATACTTTGGCGCAATAATCTTTAAACCCTTTTGGCAGGTTTTTCGACCAAAGAATAGTAATATTTGGCTCAGGCGATGGCCCCAGATTGTAAAGTGTATTCAGGAAACGGAACGATGTTTTGGTTACTTTGCTTCGTCCGTCGATAAGCAAACCACCAATACTTTCGGTTACCCAGGTTGGGTCGCCGGCGAAGATCTGGTCGTATGCTTCCATGCGAAGGTGACGAACCATACGCAGTTTCATAACAAACTGGTCGATGTATTCCTGTGCATCGCTTTCGGTAATTTTGCCGTCTTGAATATCCTTTTCGATAAAAATATCGAGGAAAGACGAAACACTACCTAACGACATAGCAGCACCGTCTTGTTCTTTAACCGCAGCAAGGTAAGCCATGTAAGTCCACTGAACGGCTTCCTGTCCATTTTGTGCCGGGCGCGAAAGATCTAAACCGTAAATTTTACCCATTTCGATCATGTCGCTCAAAGCGCGGAGTTGCTCCGATACTTCTTCACGCAAACGAATGGTAGCATCAGTCATCGGACCGGTGATCTTTTGCAGGTCCTCTTTTTTCCCTTCAATCAAACGGTTGATACCGTATAATGCTACCCGGCGGTAGTCGCCAATAATACGCCCGCGGGCATAATTATCGGGTAACCCGGTAAGAAATCCCAGCGAGCGGAATTTCCTGATCTCGTCGGTGTAAGCATCAAAAACACCATCGTTGTGGGTTTTGGTGTATTTGCTAAAACTCTCGTGAACGACAGGATTGGGTTTTAAGCCGTGTTCTGATAAAGCTTTTTTTACAACGTTGTAACCTCCGTAAGGTTTCATGGCACGTTTTAGCAATTTGTCGGTTTGTAAGCCAACAATTACTTCGCTTTCCTTGTCGATGAAACCGGCATCAAAAGCCGTCATCCCCGAAACTATATTTACATCCACATCGCGTAAACCATTGTTCTGGCGCTCTTCTTTAAGGGCATCTTTACAAATGTCCCATAATTTGCTGGTGCGTGCTGTCGGGCCTTCCAGAAATTTGTGATCGCCGGTGTACGGGGTGATATTTAAAGTTACAAAATCTTTCACTTCAATGGCTTTGCACCATCGTCCTGTTTTGAAAGTGTTTTCTAAATCCATAAACTTTTACCTTTTTCTAAAATAAACTCTTACTAAACCAATTTGTTCGCAAAAGTACTGCTAAAAAACTTCTTGTAATATCCCTATTAATGGGGATTTTGCTTTCTTGTTAATGTCTTAAACTTTACCTAAAATTCAGGTAATATTGCAACTGGTTTAAATTTTTTTCTTTTGAACTGGACCAGGAAATATTCACCGAATAGTAGTTGAGGTTAAACTATAATCCCTCATATTTGTATTTATTGAAAACTGATTAGAAATGGCAGATCATCATCACGATCATGGGCATCATCACCATCATCATCACGAAGTAAGTGGGAAAAAATTACTGTGGGTAACGGTTTTAAATCTTTCCATTACAGTGGTGCAGGTAATTGGTGGAATTATCTCGAATAGCTTGTCGTTACTGTCTGATGCACTGCATAATCTGGGCGATTCGTCGGCTATTTTTATTGCTTTTTTGGCGGGTAAACGAAGCCGCAGACCTTCGGATGAACAAAAGACTTTTGGTTATAAACGTGTTGAAATTCTGGCCGCGCTTTTTAACGGAGTGGTACTGATTGGAATTTGTTTGTACCTGTTTTTTGAAGCCTACGAACGTTTTGTAAATCCGGAACCCATAAAAGGAAAAATCATGTTTATTGTGGCCACATTTGGTTTGCTAGCCAACCTGATCTCGGTAGTTGTATTGAATAAAGACAAAGGACACAATTTAAATGTTCGGGCTGCTTATTTACATTTGTTAGGTGATACATTTTCGTCGGTAGCTGTGATTGTTGGAGGTATTGCCATCTGGAAATTTGAGGTTTTCTGGATCGATCCGCTAATTACCGTTTTGGTTGGGGTGTATATTATCTATCATACCTGGGGTGTAGTAAAAGAGACGGTGGATATTTTAATGCAGTCTACGCCACACAATATCGATCTTGGAAGCATAAAGAAAGAAGTTGAAAAAATTCAGGAGATCGATAATATTCATCATATTCATGTTTGGAAACTGGATGACAGGCAGATTCACCTCGAGGCACACATTAATATGAAAGACAATATCAGTATGTTGGAAATGATGGAGGTTCGAGCAAAAGCCGAAAAATTACTTCATGATAAATTTAGCATTGAACACATAACACTGCAGGCCGGCTACCATTGTTGCGATAAAAGCGCTGAGCTGCTGGCTCATTAAGACTTAATTGTCTTTATTCATTATTTTTTGCGAGATCAAACGATTCAAAATCCCTAGTTTACGCGATTGTCATCCCGGTAAAAAACGCCCAACTTTACACTTGTAATTTTATAACAACATGATTTATGATTTTTGCATTTATCTCTTCATTAACAGTTAATTCATCGCAAAACGAATTGGCATCAACGGTGTTTATCGATTTCTCATTCTACCTCATCATTGCCGGGGTGATCGGTTGGGGATTGTTCCGAAAAGAAAAAGGGAAATACCTGAGCAAAACATTGGTTTCTTTAATGATTGTGGCGCCGTTGTTATTTCTTCTTTTAAGACTGGGAAAATAGTGTGGTAGTTATTCCGTAAAACCATCAACATCGATGAGGCCATTAGCCACAGCATAAATAACCAATGCGGCTGTAGATTTCACGCCAATTTTATTACTAATGTTTTTGCGATGCGAAATAACGGTGTGAATACTGATAAACAGTTGTTCAGCTATTTCCTTATTCGATTTTCCGGTTGCCAGCAACTTTAGTACATCAATTTCCCGTTCACTTAATGTGTTGTCAATGTCGTTTGTTGAGGTAGGCGCTGCATTAAAATGCTTCGAGATAATTTGTGTTATGGTTTCGTGCCGGTCGGTAATAAAAATATTATCAGCAAAATTATCAGAAAGATTTCGGTCGTAATGATTCGATATTAAACCGATTACGTTGGATTTATTGTATAAGGTAAGTATGTTATTCAGGCTTTTTTTCGAATTGTTTAGGGTGACCGGATTAACGATTACAATTTTAAAAAGATCGCTTTGCCCAAACTTTAAGGCCTCTTCAAGCGTTTCGGCATATGACAGTTCTATGCTGTCTTTCATCCTTTGAAGAATGGCAGCAATTCCCTCGCGGATAATTACGGAAGGTTCTATAATTAGTATTTTACAGCGCGTTTCCAATTAGTTGAGACCTTGTTTTTCAAATTGTTCCACCTGTGGAATTAAAATCTCATTTTCAATTTTTGAATGTGTTTGCAGATCCGCATCTAAATCGAAAAGCGCAAATAATATTTTACGTCTTAGTTTATTGTCTGCCTTTTGCGGAAGATGCTCGATCAAAAGTTTTTTTACATCATCGAGTTTTTCCTGAATATCATCGTGATGTTCGCGGTAATCAATAACCGAATAATTTTCTGCCGCATTATCATCTATCAGGTTTAAAATGTAGGGAAAAACCGTATTGTTTTCGTAATCAAAATGTTGGTCAACTTCATTTTTATAATCGTTGAAAAACCTTTCAACCAGCTGCATCTCCGGTTTCTGACTGTATTCGCTCATGAGGTGAATGTTCTGTATAATCTCCGGAAAAACCTCATCGGAGTAATAGGTATGCGATTTCATCAGGTAATTCACGATCTGCTTAATTTCCTGTGCGTTAAAAGTCAAATCATGATGGAAAGAGCTGTCGATGTTAAGGTTGGCCACCATTAAAAATACCTTGGGGCTAATTTCGTAATCCCGACAGATATCTTCAACCGTTTTTTCGCGAACTCCAAGCTTTATTCCAAACCGCTCAAGCACAAGAATTAACTGCGGATGGTTGAAAAGCAGCTTCGACATTTTTATGGTTTTCTGAATTTGTTCCTGCATTGATCCTCCGGATAGATATTTGAGGACAAAATTATAATTTTTATTTAGACGGAATCAAAATAAGTGACAAATAGGTGGTTTTGAGTGAGGAAAATTAAAGAATGAGTAAGGCGTTAATCCTAAAGGAAGTTGTTTTTTACAAAATGATTAAAAGCTTCTTTGTACTGATCGCTTACCGGAATATAAACTTTGCCGAAAACAATTCGGCTGCGTTCTATGGTATCAATTTTTTCGAGGTTAACAATAAATGAGCGGTGAACTCGCATAAATTTGGCCTCTGGAAGTTTGGCTTCGAGTGCCTTTAACGAGCTGAGTGACATGATTGGCTTTGCCTGGTTGAGAAGAAAAACTTTAACGTAGTCTTTTAATCCCTCAATATAAATAATGTCGTTAAAGTTGATACGGCGGATTTTATATTCCGATTTTAGAAACAGAAATTCTTGGTTGGAATCTACTTCGTCGCCTTTTTTATCGGCTCGCTCGTAAGCGATTTGTTTTTTTGCTTTTTCTGTTGCTGTGTAGAATTCTTCGTAGCTGAATGGTTTTAACAGATAGTCGATAGCGTCGAGTTTAAAACCCTGCAAAGCATATTTTTCGTAAGCCGTTGTAAAAATAATTTTGGGTTTGTTGGTCAGAATTCGCGTAAACTCCAATCCATTTAAATCGGGCATTTCAATGTCAAGAAAAATTAGATCTACTTCATTTTGGTCGAGAAATTCCATCGCATCAATCGGATTATCGAAAGCGCCTGCCAGTTCCAATATTGGTGTTTTATTTACGTAAGAAGTTACCAATTGAAGTGCAAGAGGTTCGTCGTCGATGGCAATGGTACGTATCATTTGGCTGTGTCTATTTCAAGTTTTACACTAAAAATCTCAGGTGTAGAATCAATATTCAAATCGTATTTCCCAGCAAACAACAAGTTGAGTCGTTTCTTTACATTTTCGAGGCCGATACCCGAGTGGTTTTCATCCCGCTTTTCAGCTTTTTCTTTGGCTACACTGTTTTCGCACGAGAAAAATACTTTGTTGTCCGACGTTTTCATTTTTACTTTTATAAAAGATTTCTCGCGGTAGCTAATACCGTGTTTAAAGGCGTTTTCGATAAACGGAATAAACAGCAGTGGCGGTATTTTTAGGTCGTTCTGCTTGCTCGGAAGATCGATTTGAATATCTACTTTTTGCGATACACGCAACTGCATCAAATCGATATAGTTGCGCATAAATTCAATTTCGTCCGACAGTTTGGTTACGCCATGTTCCGACTCGTACAAAAGGTAGCGCATCAGTTTAGATAGTTTCAGAATGGAAGCCTGTGCATCGTCGGTATTAATGGCCACCATTGAATAAATGTTGTTCAGTGTATTAAAAAAGAAATGCGGACTTACCTGGTTTTTCAGGAATGCCAGTTCTGAGTTCAGCTTTTCCTTCTCCAGTTCCTTTTGTCGTTTCTCGCTGGCTGTATATTGCTCAATGGCTCGCAAACCAATTGAAAAGCCAACAATTACGATTGAGAGTAAACTGTAGCCATAAATTTGCATTAGTTTGAAAGGAGGTCGCTGAAAACGTGACTCACGTGTTTCTTCCTGAATTTCTTCTACAATTCTTCGGTCGCGATCGGGGCGATGATAAAGGTGGTTAGAATAATCGAGAATAAAATAAAAGCAAATTACGACCACTATTGCCAGCAGAAGGAATAATGCCTTTTTATTGTTCATATAAAACTTTGGAACCAGCCAGAAATAATTGATGTAAAAAATAACTCCAATTATAGATGCATTGATATAAAAACCCCAGGCAATAAAATTGTTATTTCCTGAATACCGGCTTATAATAATTTGTGGTAAAATAATTAAGACGAGCCACACCAGCAGGTGCATAATTATTGGTAGAGTGTTTCTTCTTGCCCGAAGTTTTTCCATTTCAATTGGTTTTGAACAAAGTTAAAATTAAAACCAAAATTCACGACAGAATCGTGAATTTAGGTATCTGTTTATTCGTGTCTTATCGCATCAATTGGATCGAGGTTGGCTGCTTTTCGTGCAGGATACCATCCGAAAAATATGCCGATTATGCTACAAACAAGGAACGATGATCCTACTGCTTGAGTGTCTACCACAAAGGGCATATCTAATACGAAGGATGCCAGGTAGGAGAGTGCTGAGCCGAAAATTATTCCGATTATTCCGCCTAATATACTTAGCAGAATAGCTTCTATAAGGAACTGCATCAGGATGTTGAGTCAACGACCGCCAACCGACATTCACATGCCTAATTCTTTGGTGAGCTCGGTTACCGAAACGTTTTGTGCAAACACTAAAGTCAGTAAACTTACTGCGATTAAAAAGATAATTGATTTTATTCCATTCATAGCTTTTCGTTATTAATTCTGGTTTAAAACTATGGCGGGCAGCACTTTTAAACGAATGAAATAGAAGAACCGGACGATTTTATCGACGGATTGGGAAAGTTTACGTAAGGCCGTTTAAAAAATCAGGGAATTTCGCATTCTGAATACTTTGGAAAGCAATGAGATAATGGATGGTTTTTAATAGCTGATTTTCCATTCAAAATATCTGTAGCGTTGAATTTGTTACCTTTTTTGCTGAAAAACTGTCATTATTGACTATCGAATATTTATATTTTCGCTGTGATTAATTGGAGGCAGAAGTACAGCAATATTAGAGGATGCTTCAATGATTTATTCACACATTTGTTGAAGCAACATGGGGTTTGACCATTAATTCTGAAAATTTGTGTGTTTAAATGTAGTCTGTTTACTGTGTTTTTGCGTCATTAAGGATAAAGGGGATTACAAAAATCAATAACAATATGAAACTAAAAGCGATTATTTTTCTATTGGCCATTTGGAGCCAGAGTTTATTTGCACAAAAGAATTTTGAAGTAGATGTAAATAACATCGGAGCAACTGTTCAGCCCGATATGTACGGTGTATTTTTCGAGGACATAAATTTTGGTGCCGATGGAGGACTCTATGCCGAGTTAATAAAGAACCGTTCGTTCGAATTTCATCAGCCATTTGTAGGGTGGCTACCTTTCGGAAATGTGGAAGTGAAAAATGAGGATCCTTGTTTTGATCGAAATCCGAATTACGTACGTTTGAACGAAACAGGTCTGCGACGTGGTACCGGATTGGAAAATGAAGGTTTCAGAAGAATTGGTCTAAAAAAGAATGATACCTATCGTTTTTCGTTTTACGCCCGCTCGTTAGATGGTGACGAAAAGAATTTCGCAATTGAATTGGTGAGTTCAAATGATAATATTATAGGAAGAGGAAAAATCCTTGTCTCGGGCAATAATTGGGAGAAATACCAATGCATCATAAAATCGAATGCCACCGATGCAAAAGGTAAAGTTCGTGTGGTGTTAAGATCGGCTGGTAAAGTTGACCTGGATCATATTTCACTATTTCCGACTGAAACGTGGCGTAACCGCGAAAATGGTTTGCGAAAAGACCTTGCTGAAGCACTCTATGATTTGAATCCAGGTGTGTTCCGTTTTCCCGGTGGATGTATTATCGAAGGAAATACACTTGAAACCCGCTACCAGTGGAAAAACAGTGTTGGCCCGGTTGAAAACCGCCCACTGAATGAAAACCGTTGGAACTATACGTTTAAGCACCGCTTTTTCCCTGATTATTATCAATCGTATGGTATGGGATTTTATGAGTACTTTTTGCTGAGCGAAGATCTGGGCGCCGAGCCACTTCCGGTAATTAGCTGTGGTTTGGCTTGCCAATATGAAAGTGAAGAATGTGTGCCGGTTGGTGATTTGCAACCCTACATCGATGATGCTGTTCACCTGATAGAATTTGCTAATGGACCGGTTGACTCGGAATGGGGAAAAGTACGTGCCGAAATGGGGCATCCCGAGCCATTCAATTTAAAATACCTGGCTATTGGAAACGAACAGTGGGGCGAAGGATATGTGGAACGCCTGATCCCTTTTATGGAAGTGCTTCGTGAAAAATATCCCGAGATAAAGATTATAGGTACTTCGGGGCCCGCACCTGACGGAGAGAATTTTGATTACCTGTGGCCAAAAATGACAGAGCTTGAAGTTGACCTGGTGGATGAACACTATTACCGAAGTCCGGAGTGGTTTTTGGCAAATGCAGCACGTTACGATACTTATGACAGAAACGGGCCAAAAGTATTTGCCGGAGAATTTGCTTCGCACCACAAAACACGCGATAATAACCTGCGTGCAGCAATTTCTGAAGCCGCATTTATGACTGGCTTAGAGCGTAATGCCGACATCGTTCAGTTGGCAACTTATGCCCCTCTTTTTGCTCATTACGATGCGTGGCAGTGGAAACCCGACATGATTTGGTTTGATAACCTGCAAGTAGTGCGCACACCCAATTACTATGTACAGCAAATGTATGCACACAACACCGGAACCAATGTTTTGACTATTACTGCCGACGGTGCAAATATTACCGGGCAGGATAGCTTGTATGCCAGTGCGGTAATCGATGAAAACACTTCAGAAGTAATTGTAAAAGTTGTAAATGCATCTGATGTAATTCATGATATTGACATCAACTTAAAAGGGCTAAATCATTCGATCGAAAATGCTGAAGTAAAAATAACTGGTTTACATAGCAACCAGCCTGAAGCAATTAATACACGGGAAGCACCGAATACATTGGTGCCGGCTCATTCATCTGTTTGGGCTGACGAAAGTGGCTTTAAACTGAAAGTTCAGGGAAATGCTTTTTATGTGTGCCGTGTAAAAATTGAG
It includes:
- the pflA gene encoding pyruvate formate-lyase-activating protein, whose amino-acid sequence is MSPTKNNLIVHSIESFGTHDGPGIRLVVFLQGCNLQCKYCQNADTIALKGGTVTEIESLIKRAINMKTYFGDDGGVTVSGGEPMLQSKALIPFFEALKTEGIHTNIDTNGLIRTPEAKHLISELADLVMFDVKATTEEGFKSITGAKGLGRLLENIQLREQSKKPYWLRYVLVPDYTDSDESLSWLIETFSGNKYLEKFEILPYHKLGIYKWESLGMDYQFKDVSENTPEQIDRAFEMLKPHFKAVIVK
- a CDS encoding sensor histidine kinase, producing the protein MEKLRARRNTLPIIMHLLVWLVLIILPQIIISRYSGNNNFIAWGFYINASIIGVIFYINYFWLVPKFYMNNKKALFLLLAIVVVICFYFILDYSNHLYHRPDRDRRIVEEIQEETRESRFQRPPFKLMQIYGYSLLSIVIVGFSIGLRAIEQYTASEKRQKELEKEKLNSELAFLKNQVSPHFFFNTLNNIYSMVAINTDDAQASILKLSKLMRYLLYESEHGVTKLSDEIEFMRNYIDLMQLRVSQKVDIQIDLPSKQNDLKIPPLLFIPFIENAFKHGISYREKSFIKVKMKTSDNKVFFSCENSVAKEKAEKRDENHSGIGLENVKKRLNLLFAGKYDLNIDSTPEIFSVKLEIDTAK
- a CDS encoding hemerythrin domain-containing protein — translated: MSKLLFNHPQLILVLERFGIKLGVREKTVEDICRDYEISPKVFLMVANLNIDSSFHHDLTFNAQEIKQIVNYLMKSHTYYSDEVFPEIIQNIHLMSEYSQKPEMQLVERFFNDYKNEVDQHFDYENNTVFPYILNLIDDNAAENYSVIDYREHHDDIQEKLDDVKKLLIEHLPQKADNKLRRKILFALFDLDADLQTHSKIENEILIPQVEQFEKQGLN
- a CDS encoding cation diffusion facilitator family transporter, producing MADHHHDHGHHHHHHHEVSGKKLLWVTVLNLSITVVQVIGGIISNSLSLLSDALHNLGDSSAIFIAFLAGKRSRRPSDEQKTFGYKRVEILAALFNGVVLIGICLYLFFEAYERFVNPEPIKGKIMFIVATFGLLANLISVVVLNKDKGHNLNVRAAYLHLLGDTFSSVAVIVGGIAIWKFEVFWIDPLITVLVGVYIIYHTWGVVKETVDILMQSTPHNIDLGSIKKEVEKIQEIDNIHHIHVWKLDDRQIHLEAHINMKDNISMLEMMEVRAKAEKLLHDKFSIEHITLQAGYHCCDKSAELLAH
- a CDS encoding ABC transporter permease, translating into MQFLIEAILLSILGGIIGIIFGSALSYLASFVLDMPFVVDTQAVGSSFLVCSIIGIFFGWYPARKAANLDPIDAIRHE
- a CDS encoding LytR/AlgR family response regulator transcription factor encodes the protein MIRTIAIDDEPLALQLVTSYVNKTPILELAGAFDNPIDAMEFLDQNEVDLIFLDIEMPDLNGLEFTRILTNKPKIIFTTAYEKYALQGFKLDAIDYLLKPFSYEEFYTATEKAKKQIAYERADKKGDEVDSNQEFLFLKSEYKIRRINFNDIIYIEGLKDYVKVFLLNQAKPIMSLSSLKALEAKLPEAKFMRVHRSFIVNLEKIDTIERSRIVFGKVYIPVSDQYKEAFNHFVKNNFL
- a CDS encoding formate/nitrite transporter family protein; the protein is MSLYLPKEIINEAGKLAIAKDSYSAKKILTLAFLAGAYIAFGGLLAILVGGGVPGIGAENPGIPKFLMGAMFPVGLMIVVMAGAELFTGNNAYFMPNVLGGKQRWTAPLRNWSLVYLGNLIGAVFVAYFLVHLTHLVNVEPWINTVEKIAVGKTSNPFFTTFLKGIGANWLVCLALWMGMSAQHTSGKILGIWWPVMAFVTMGFEHSIANMFFIPLAIFEGADITWATFIVKNLIPATLGNIVGGGFFVGTLYWYAYAKEN
- a CDS encoding response regulator transcription factor — encoded protein: MKDSIELSYAETLEEALKFGQSDLFKIVIVNPVTLNNSKKSLNNILTLYNKSNVIGLISNHYDRNLSDNFADNIFITDRHETITQIISKHFNAAPTSTNDIDNTLSEREIDVLKLLATGKSNKEIAEQLFISIHTVISHRKNISNKIGVKSTAALVIYAVANGLIDVDGFTE
- a CDS encoding alpha-L-arabinofuranosidase C-terminal domain-containing protein — its product is MKLKAIIFLLAIWSQSLFAQKNFEVDVNNIGATVQPDMYGVFFEDINFGADGGLYAELIKNRSFEFHQPFVGWLPFGNVEVKNEDPCFDRNPNYVRLNETGLRRGTGLENEGFRRIGLKKNDTYRFSFYARSLDGDEKNFAIELVSSNDNIIGRGKILVSGNNWEKYQCIIKSNATDAKGKVRVVLRSAGKVDLDHISLFPTETWRNRENGLRKDLAEALYDLNPGVFRFPGGCIIEGNTLETRYQWKNSVGPVENRPLNENRWNYTFKHRFFPDYYQSYGMGFYEYFLLSEDLGAEPLPVISCGLACQYESEECVPVGDLQPYIDDAVHLIEFANGPVDSEWGKVRAEMGHPEPFNLKYLAIGNEQWGEGYVERLIPFMEVLREKYPEIKIIGTSGPAPDGENFDYLWPKMTELEVDLVDEHYYRSPEWFLANAARYDTYDRNGPKVFAGEFASHHKTRDNNLRAAISEAAFMTGLERNADIVQLATYAPLFAHYDAWQWKPDMIWFDNLQVVRTPNYYVQQMYAHNTGTNVLTITADGANITGQDSLYASAVIDENTSEVIVKVVNASDVIHDIDINLKGLNHSIENAEVKITGLHSNQPEAINTREAPNTLVPAHSSVWADESGFKLKVQGNAFYVCRVKIEK
- the pflB gene encoding formate C-acetyltransferase, whose protein sequence is MDLENTFKTGRWCKAIEVKDFVTLNITPYTGDHKFLEGPTARTSKLWDICKDALKEERQNNGLRDVDVNIVSGMTAFDAGFIDKESEVIVGLQTDKLLKRAMKPYGGYNVVKKALSEHGLKPNPVVHESFSKYTKTHNDGVFDAYTDEIRKFRSLGFLTGLPDNYARGRIIGDYRRVALYGINRLIEGKKEDLQKITGPMTDATIRLREEVSEQLRALSDMIEMGKIYGLDLSRPAQNGQEAVQWTYMAYLAAVKEQDGAAMSLGSVSSFLDIFIEKDIQDGKITESDAQEYIDQFVMKLRMVRHLRMEAYDQIFAGDPTWVTESIGGLLIDGRSKVTKTSFRFLNTLYNLGPSPEPNITILWSKNLPKGFKDYCAKVSIETSSIQYENDDLMRTSSNCDDYGIACCVSMQELGKHIQFFGARTNLAKTLLLAINSGRCENTGTQMVDGIPFIEEEYLDYAKVIDNFKIAMKEVARVYNEAMNIIHFMHDKYYYEKAQMALIDTNPKINIAYGIAGLSIVADSLSAIKHAKVKPIRDENGLTVDFQIEGDFPKYGNDDDRVDHIARDVVEHFNMELEKLPVYKNAMPTMSVLTITSNVVYGKKTGATPDGRAKGVAFAPGANPMHGRDTHGVIASLNSVAKIDYKDSKDGISNTLSVVPKSLGATPEMRIENLVRTLDGYFGCNAQHLNVNVLDRDTLLHAMEHPEDHPQLTIRVSGYAVNFVRLTREQQQEVLTRSFHETM